In Vicugna pacos chromosome 10, VicPac4, whole genome shotgun sequence, the following proteins share a genomic window:
- the NUMA1 gene encoding nuclear mitotic apparatus protein 1 isoform X1 — translation MTLHATRVAALLSWVNSLRVADPVQAVLQLQDCSVFIKIIDSIHGTDEGQQLLQHPVPERLEFVCSFLQKNRKHPSSPECLVSVQKVMEGSELELAKMTMLLLYHSTMSSRSPRDWEQFEYKIQAELAVILKFVLDHEDGLNLNEDLENFLQKAPVPSPCSSTTSEELSPPSHQAKREVRFLELQKVASSSGNNFLSGSPASPMGDILQTPQFQMRRLKKQLADERNNRDELELELAENRKLLTEKDAQIAMMQQRIDRLALLNEKQAASPLEPRELEELRSKNESLTIRLHETLKQCQDLKTEKSQMDRKINQLSEENGDLSFKLREFASHLQQLQGALNELTEEHSKVTRESGEKQAHLEKELSTALQDKKCFEEKNEILQGKLSQLEEHLAQLRENPPREKGEVLGDVLQLETLKQEGATLAADNAQLRAQVEALETERGQREAKLLAERSHFEEEKQQLTGLIAELQGSLSNLSKAKEELEQASQAEGAHLSAQVARLTTELTAHNATIQQQDQELASLKQQAKAEQAQLTQALQQQEQASEVLRQQVEQLSNSLKQKERQLEEAAKEQEAARRDHAQQLATAAEEQETSLRERDAALQQLEALEKEKAAKLEVLQQQLQAANKAQDSAQASVAQAQQEKAELSRKVEDLHACVEAARQEQSEAQAQVVELKAQLRSEQQKAIERERVAQEKAQLQEQVRALEESLKVTKGSLEEEKRRAADTLGEQQRRISRLEAETRSLMEQHKQEQKELEEEKAGRKGLEARLQQLGEAHQAKTEALRQELAEAIASQREAESECEQLAKEVATWRERYEDSQQEEAQYGAMFQEQLMTLKEECEKARQELQEAKEKVAGIEAHSELQMGRQQSELAQLHANLARALQQVQEKEVRAQKLADDLSALQEKMAATSKEVARLEALVRKAGEQQETASRELLKEPPRAGDRESEWLEEQQGRPFCSTQAALQAMEREAEQMGSELERLRAALMESQGQQQEERGQQEREVARLTQERGRAQADLALEKAAKAELEMRLQNALNEQRVEFAALQEALAHALMEKEGKDQELAKLLGQEAAQRAELKELQQTVEHLKEQLARKEEAHPQSPGVASQEDASGSGTQSEAAGKTEGKGPELEALRAEVSRLEQQCREHQEKASSLERSLEAERASHAERADALETLRGQLEQKAQELGSGQDALATAQRELATLHTKAQEHSKAEDEWKAQVARSQQEAERKNSLISSLEEEVSILNRQVLEKEGESKELKRLVIAESEKSQKLEERLRLLQAETASNSARAAERSSALREEVQSLREEAEKQRVASESLRQELASQAERAEELGQELKAWQEKFFQKEQALSALQLEHTSTQALVSELLPAKHLCQQLQAEQAAAEKRHREELEQSKQAAGGLRAELMRAQRELGELVPLRQKVAEQERAAQQLRAEKASYAEQLSMLKKAHGLLAEENRGLGERATLGRQFLEVELDQAREKYGQELAAVRADAETRLAEMQREAQSTARELEVMTAKYEGAKVKVLEERQRFQEERQKLTAQVEQLEVFQREQTKQVEELSKKLADHDQASKVQQQKLKAQGGESQQEAQRLQAQLTELQAQLSQKEQAAEHYKLQMEKAKTHYDAKKQQNQELQEQLRGLEQLQVENKELRAEADRLGRELQQAGLKTKEAEQTCRHLTTQVRSLEAQVAHADQQLRDLGKFQVATDALKSREPQAKPQLDLSIDSLDLSCEEGTPLTITSKLPRTQPDGTSIPGEPASPISQRLPPKVESLESLYFTPIPARGQAPLESSLDSLGDVFLDSGRKTRSARRRTTQIINITMTKKLDVEEPDSANSSFYSTQSAPASQAGPRATSSTQSLARLGSPDDGSSALLSLPGYRPTTRSSARRSQAGVSSGAPPGRNSFYMGTCQDEPEQLDDWNRIAELQQRNRVCPPHLKTCYPLESRPSLSLPTITDEEIKTGDPRETLRRASMQPTQIAEGVGITTRQQRKRVSSEPHQGPGTPESKKATSCFPRPMTPRDRHEGRRQNTAEAQKKAAPAVVKQADRRQSMAFSILNTPKKLGNSLLQRAASKKAPPKASPNTRSGTRRSPRIATTTASAATAAAVAAATATPRAKVKAKH, via the exons GTGAACAGTCTGCGTGTGGCTGACCCAGTGCAGGCTGTGCTTCAGCTCCAGGACTGCAGCGTCTTCATCAAGATCATTGACAGCAT CCACGGCACTGATGAGGGGCAACAATTGCTACAGCATCCGGTGCCAGAGAGACTGGAATTTGTGTGCAGTTTTCTGCAGA AAAACCGAAAACATCCCTCTTCGCCAGAATGCCTGGTGTCAGTGCAGAAGGTGATGGAGGGGTCAGAGCTGGAACTGGCCAAG ATGACCATGCTGCTCTTATACCACTCCACCATGAGCTccagaagtcccagggactgggAACAGTTTGAATACAAGATTCAG GCTGAGTTAGCTGTCATTCTCAAATTTGTGTTGGACCATGAGGATGGGCTAAATCTGAATGAGGACCTAGAGAACTTCTTGCAGAAAG CTCCTGTCCCTTCCCCCTGTTCCAGTACCACATCTGAAGAACTctccccacccagccaccaggccAAGAGGGAGGTTCGCTTCCTAGAGCTACAGAAAGTTGCCTCTTCCAGTGGGAACAA CTTCCTCTCAGGTTCTCCAGCCTCTCCCATGGGTGACATTCTGCAGACCCCACAATTCCAGATGAGACGGCTGAAGAAGCAGCTTGCAGATGAGAGAAATAATCGAgatgagctggagctggagctggcggAGAACCGCAAGCTCCTCACTGAGAAGG ATGCACAGATAGCCATGATGCAGCAGCGCATTGACCGCCTGGCTCTGCTGAACGAGAAGCAGGCAGCCAGTCCGCTGGAGCCCAGGGAGCTTGAGGAGCTCCGTAGCAAGAATGAGAG CCTCACCATACGGCTCCATGAAACTCTGAAGCAGTGCCAGGACCTGAAGACAGAGAAGAGCCAGATGGATCGCAAAATTAACCAACTTTCTGAGGAGAATGGGGACCTTTCTTTTAAG CTGCGGGAGTTTGCCAGTCACCTGCAGCAACTCCAGGGGGCCCTCAACGAACTGACGGAAGAGCACAGCAAGGTCACGCGGGAGTCGGGGGAGAAGCAGGCCCACCTGGAGAAGGAGCTCAGTACAGCCCTGCAGGACAAG AAATGCTTTGAAGAGAAGAATGAAATCCTTCAGGGAAAACTTTCACAGCTGGAAGAACATTTGGCCCAGCTGCGGGAGAATCCACCCCGGGAGAAGGGCGAGGTGCTGGGTGACGTCTTGCAG CTGGAAACCCTCAAGCAGGAGGGAGCCACTCTTGCTGCAGACAACGCCCAGCTCCGAGCCCAGGTGGAGGCACTAGAGACTGAGCGGGGCCAGCGGGAAGCCAAGCTGCTTGCTGAGCGGAGCCACTTTGAAGAAGAAAAGCAGCAGCTGACTGGCCTGATTGCCGAGCTGCAGGGCTCCCTGTCCAACCTCAGCAAGGCCAAGGAAGAGCTGGAGCAGGCCTCCCAGGCTGAGGGGGCCCACCTGTCTGCCCAGGTAGCCAGGCTGACCACCGAGCTCACTGCCCACAACGCCACCATCCAGCAGCAGGATCAAGAACTGGCCAGCCTGAAGCAGCAGGCCAAAGCAGAGCAGGCGCAGCTCACGCAGGCCCTCCAGCAGCAGGAACAGGCCTCTGAGGTTCTCCGCCAGCAGGTGGAGCAGCTGAGCAACAGCCTGAAGCAGAAAGAGCGGCAGTTGGAAGAGGCTGCCAAGGAGCAGGAGGCGGCCCGGCGAGACCATGCCCAGCAACTGGCCACTGCGGCCGAGGAGCAGGAGACCTCTTTACGGGAGAGGGATGCAGCCCTCCAGCAGCTGGAGGCATTGGAGAAGGAGAAGGCTGCCAAGCTGGAAGTCCTGCAACAGCAGCTTCAGGCTGCTAACAAAGCCCAGGACAGTGCCCAGGCCTCAGTGGCACAGGCCCAGCAGGAGAAGGCAGAGCTGAGCCGAAAGGTGGAGGACCTCCATGCCTGTGTCGAGGCAGCCCGCCAGGAGCAGTCGGAGGCCCAGGCCCAGGTGGTAGAGCTGAAGGCCCAGCTGAGGTCTGAGCAGCAAAAAGCAATCGAGAGAGAAAGGGTGGCCCAGGAGAAGGCCCAGCTCCAGGAGCAGGTCCGGGCCCTTGAGGAGTCCTTGAAGGTCACGAAGGGCAGCCTGGAAGAGGAGAAGCGCAGAGCCGCAGACACACTGGGAGAGCAGCAGCGTCGTATCTCCAGGCTGGAGGCAGAGACTCGGAGCCTCATGGAGCAGCACAAGCAGGAACAGAAGGAGCTAGAAGAAGAGAAGGCTGGGCGTAAGGGGCTGGAGGCCCGATTACAGCAGCTCGGGGAGGCCCATCAGGCCAAGACAGAAGCCCTGCGGCAGGAGCTGGCTGAGGCTATAGCCTCCCAGCGCGAGGCCGAGAGTGAGTGTGAGCAGCTTGCAAAGGAGGTGGCCACCTGGCGCGAGCGGTATGAGGATAGCCAGCAAGAGGAGGCACAGTATGGCGCCATGTTCCAGGAACAGCTGATGACCCTGAAGGAGGAATGTGAGAAGGCCCGCCAGGAGCTGCAGGAGgcaaaggagaaggtggcaggGATAGAGGCCCACAGTGAGCTCCAGATGGGCCGGCAGCAGAGTGAGCTCGCTCAGCTCCATGCCAACCTGGCCAGGGCCCTGCAGCAGGTCCAGGAGAAGGAGGTCAGGGCCCAGAAGCTTGCAGATGACCTCTCCGCCCTGCAGGAGAAGATGGCTGCCACCAGTAAGGAGGTGGCCCGCCTGGAGGCCTTGGTCCGCAAGGCGGGTGAGCAGCAAGAGACGGCCTCCCGGGAGCTACTCAAGGAGCCCCCGAGGGCAGGAGACAGAGAGTCGGAGTGGCTGGAAGAGCAGCAGGGACGCCCTTTCTGCAGCACACAGGCTGCACTGCAGGCCATGGAGCGTGAGGCAGAGCAAATGGGCAGTGAGCTGGAGAGGCTGCGGGCTGCGCTGATGGAGAGTCAGGGGCAGCAGCAGGAAGAGCGTgggcagcaggagagggaggtggcGCGGCTGACCCAGGAGCGGGGCCGGGCCCAAGCTGACCTTGCCCTAGAGAAGGCCGCCAAGGCAGAGCTTGAGATGCGGCTGCAGAATGCCCTCAATGAGCAGCGTGTGGAGTTTGCTGCCCTGCAGGAGGCACTGGCACATGCCCTGATGGAAAAGGAGGGGAAGGACCAGGAGCTGGCCAAGCTTCTTGGGCAGGAGGCAGCCCAGAGGGCAGAGCTGAAGGAGCTTCAGCAAACTGTAGAGCACCTGAAAGAACAGCTGGCCCGGAAAGAAGAGGCGCACCCACAGTCTCCAGGGGTGGCCAGCCAAGAAGATGCTTCCGGGTCAGGAACCCAGTCTGAGGCTGCTGGAAAGACCGAGGGAAAAGGTCCTGAGCTGGAGGCTCTGCGGGCGGAGGTGAGCAGGCTGGAGCAGCAGTGCCGCGAGCATCAGGAGAAGGCCTCCAGCCTGGAACGCAGCCTCGAGGCTGAGCGCGCCTCCCACGCTGAGCGGGCTGATGCTCTGGAGACTTTGCGGGGCCAGTTAGAGCAGAAGGCGCAGGAGCTGGGGAGCGGACAGGACGCCTTAGCCACAGCCCAAAGGGAGCTGGCCACCCTCCACACCAAGGCCCAAGAACACAGCAAGGCTGAGGATGAGTGGAAGGCCCAGGTGGCACGGAGCCAGCAGGAGGCTGAGAGGAAAAACAGCCTCATCAGCAGCTTGGAGGAGGAAGTGTCCATCCTGAACCGCCAGGTGCTGGAGAAGGAGGGCGAGAGCAAGGAGTTGAAGCGGCTGGTTATCGCTGAGTCAGAGAAgagccagaagctggaagagcgGCTGCGCCTGCTCCAGGCGGAGACGGCCAGCAACAGTGCCAGGGCTGCCGAACGCAGCTCCGCTCTGCGGGAGGAGGTCCAGAGCCTCcgggaggaggcagagaagcagCGGGTGGCTTCTGAGAGCCTGAGGCAGGAGCTGGCCTCGCAGGCCGAGCGAGCAGAAGAGCTGGGCCAGGAGTTGAAGGCATGGCAGGAGAAGTTCTTCCAGAAGGAGCAGGCCCTCTCTGCCCTGCAGCTGGAGCACACCAGCACACAGGCCCTGGTGAGCGAGCTGCTGCCTGCTAAGCACCTGTGCCAGCAACTGCAGGCTGAGCAGGCAGCGGCTGAGAAACGCCATCGGGAGGAGCTGGAGCAGAGCAAGCAGGCAGCTGGGGGGCTGCGGGCGGAGCTGATGCGGGCCCAGCGCGAGCTCGGGGAGCTGGTGCCCCTGCGGCAGAAGGTGGCAGAGCAGGAGCGAGCAGCCCAGCAGCTGCGGGCGGAGAAGGCCAGCTACGCAGAGCAGCTGAGCATGCTGAAGAAGGCTCACGGCCTGCTGGCAGAGGAGAACCGGGGGCTGGGCGAGCGGGCCACCCTCGGCCGGCAGTTTCTGGAAGTGGAGCTGGACCAGGCCCGGGAGAAGTATGGCCAAGAGCTGGCAGCTGTACGTGCTGATGCTGAGACCCGTCTAGCTGAGATGCAGCGGGAAGCGCAGAGCACTGCCCGGGAGCTGGAGGTGATGACTGCCAAGTACGAGGGTGCCAAGGTCAAGGTACTGGAGGAGAGGCAGCGATTccaggaggagaggcagaaacTCACTGCCCAG GTGGAGCAGCTAGAGGTATTTCAGAGAGAGCAAACTAAGCAG gTGGAGGAACTGAGTAAGAAGCTAGCTGACCATGACCAAGCCAGCAAGGTGCAGCAGCAGAAGCTGAAG GCCCAGGGAGGTGAGAGCCAACAAGAGGCCCAGCGCCTCCAGGCCCAGCTGACTGAGCTGCAGGCCCAGCTGAGCCAGAAGGAGCAGGCTGCTGAGCACTACAAGCTGCAG ATGGAGAAGGCCAAGACTCATTATGATGCCAAGAAGCAGCAGAACCaagagctgcaggagcagctGCGGGGCCTGGAGCAGCTGCAGGTAGAGAACAAGGAGCTGCGGGCAGAAGCGGACCGGCTAGGCCGGGAGCTgcagcaggctgggctgaagacCAAGGAGGCCGAGCAGACCTGCCGTCACCTCACCACCCAGGTGCGCAGCCTGGAGGCACAG GTCGCCCATGCTGACCAGCAGCTTCGGGACCTGGGCAAATTCCAGGTGGCGACAGATGCCTTAAAAAGCCGGGAGCCCCAGGCTAAGCCTCAGCTGGACTTGAGTATTGACAGCCTGGATCTAAGCTGCGAGGAGGGAACCCCACTCACTATCACCAG CAAGTTGCCTCGTACCCAACCAGATGGCACCAGCATCCCCGGAGAGCCAGCCTCGCCCATCTCCCAGCGTCTGCCCCCCAAGGTAGAATCCCTGGAGAGTCTCTACTTCACCCCTATCCCTGCACGGGGTCAGGCGCCCCTGGAGAGCAGCCTGGACTCCCTGGGGGACGTCTTCCTGGACTCAGGCCGGAAGACCCGCTCCGCTCGTCGGCGCACCACGCAAATCATCAACATCACCATGACCAAG AAGCTAGATGTGGAGGAGCCAGACAGTGCCAACTCCTCCTTCTACAGCACGCAGTCTGCCCCTGCTTCCCAGGCAGGCCCGAGAGCCACCTCCTCCACCCAGTCTCTAGCCCGCCTGGGCTCTCCTGACGACGGCAGCTCGGCTTTGCTTAGTCTGCCTGGCTACCGGCCCACTACCCGCAGCTCTGCTCGCCGCTCCCAGGCCGGGGTGTCCAGCGGGGCCCCTCCAG GCAGGAACAGCTTCTACATGGGCACTTGTCAGGATGAGCCCGAGCAGCTGGATGACTGGAACCGCATTGCAGAGTTGCAGCAGCGTAATCGAGTATGCCCCCCGCACTTGAAGACTTGCTACCCTCTGGAGTCCAGG CCTTCCCTGAGCCTGCCTACCATCACAGACGAGGAGATAAAAACTGGTGACCCCCGGGAGACCCTGCGCCGAGCCAGCATGCAGCCAACCCAGATAGCTGAGGGCGTCGGCATCACCACCCGGCAGCAGCGCAAACGGGTCTCCTCAGAGCCCCACCAGGGCCCTGGCACCCCTGAG TCTAAGAAGGCCACCAGCTGTTTCCCTCGCCCCATGACTCCCCGGGACCGACATGAAGGGCGCAGACAGAACACTGCTGAGGCCCAGAAGAAAGCAGCTCCAGCAGTTGTAAAACAG GCTGACCGCCGCCAGTCAATGGCCTTCAGCATCCTTAATACACCCAAGAAGCTTGGAAACAGCCTTCTGCAGAGGGCAGCCTCGAAGAAAGCCCCGCCCAAGGCCTCCCCCAACACCCGCAGTGGAACCCGCCGCTCTCCTCGCATTGCCACCACCACAGCCAGCGCCGCCACTGCTGCTGCCGTCGCTGCTGCCACTGCCACCCCTCGGGCCAAGGTCAAG gcaaagCACTAA